The following are encoded in a window of Chiloscyllium plagiosum isolate BGI_BamShark_2017 chromosome 11, ASM401019v2, whole genome shotgun sequence genomic DNA:
- the LOC122554267 gene encoding uncharacterized protein LOC122554267: MILPNNWVCPFFITFGACMILSTVACCLFHVRKTRNRKREITEWVNAMKYGGKVYHPLLHWIKNNSKLSIKTRMYSTGNEKCKKRKVWETHAILPVRYAKRMEEPGVLNCEAGDSNSMQVGNKPFPKSPVYVASGEASSLHFHTNNKQTNHRSPLHREKSQQQVFPTPVFMSETFANFHKYVMETDGRQSTMACPDVSDSLSSSDNQVYSDSISTRLSDLKPTKQEASTITKELCKTPTLSESNSDTQKSNVYSVPL, translated from the exons ATGATACTGCCAAATA attggGTTTGTCCATTTTTCATCACTTTTGGAGCATGTATGATATTATCAACTGTCGCCTGTTGTCTGTTTCACGTGAGGAAGACCAGAAATCGGAAAAGAGAGATAACAGAATGGGTGAATGCCATGAAATACGGGGGCAAAGTATACCATCCATTACTGCACTGGATTAAGAACAACAGCAAGTTATCCATTAAAACCAGAATGTATTCCAcaggaaatgagaaatgcaagaagAGAAAGGTTTGGGAAACTCATGCCATATTACCAGTGAGATATGCAAAGAGAATGGAGGAACCAGGTGTGCTTAATTGTGAAGCAGGTGACTCTAATAGTATGCAGGTTGGAAACAAGCCTTTCCCCAAATCACCAGTTTATGTTGCTTCTGGTGAAGCTAGTTCCCTGCATTTTCACACTAATAATAAACAAACCAACCATAGGTCTCCTTTACATCGGGAGAAATCCCAACAGCAAGTCTTTCCAACCCCTGTTTTTATGAGTGAAACATTTGCTAATTTTCACAAATATGTGATGGAAACCGATGGACGGCAATCTACCATGGCTTGTCCAGATGTCAGTGATTCATTAAGCTCTTCAGACAACCAGGTGTATTCAGATTCTATTTCAACTCGACTGTCTGATTTAAAGCCTACAAAGCAGGAGGCTTCAACCATTACAAAGGAGTTGTGTAAGACACCAACATTGTCGGAGTCAAACTCAGACACCCAGAAATCCAATGTTTATTCAGTCCCTTTGTGa
- the dph2 gene encoding 2-(3-amino-3-carboxypropyl)histidine synthase subunit 2 isoform X2, with amino-acid sequence MTTTFSDDGSKAIQRSTDVSEKNRTCSKEIDVVYEIEKTCSFITDNGFKKVALQFPDELLIDAVAVMLKLEKNTTAKLFILGDTSYGSCCVDEVAAEHLEADCLVHYGRACLSPSRRIPVMYVFGQKPVDVHQCAASFHVLYPDKNAHVIILCDVIYSYILEELQPLLHPEYENVVISMICSGQNETTDPCKTNGFHCGGDIDSCSTLRSCNNMCNQPSHQVISKFGRHFFVKSDMKDYSMFYIGQESLTLTNYMMTWNQCSFCSFDPVKGVGRHETLNVNRALMKRYYMIERAKDAQVVGILVGTLGVADYLSIIDHLKSVIKKAGKKSYTFVMGKLNAAKLANFMEVDIYVLVACPENSLLDSSEFYRPVITPYEMEVACNQAREWTGEYITDFRDLLPGAWCHIEFPDETFNGKETDVSLVTGALRTTRLLKSEWQNKTPSTSLIHRNEALAITQPHSAGAGKAWSRN; translated from the exons ATGACTACGACATTCAGTGATGATGGTTCTAAGGCAATTCAGCGGTCCACAGACGTTTCTgaaaaaaacagaacttgctcaaaggagATTGATGTAGTGTATGAGATTGAGAAGACATGCAGCTTCATTACAGATAATGGCTTTAAAAAG GTGGCTCTCCAATTTCCTGATGAACTTCTCATTGATGCTGTTGCCGTTATGTTAAAACTGGAGAAAAACACCACTGCCAAACTTTTCATACTGGGTGACACATCATATGGCAG TTGCTGTGTAGATGAAGTTGCTGCTGAGCATCTTGAAGCTGACTGTTTGGTACATTATGGAAGAGCATGTCTCAGTCCATCCAGAAGGATCCCAGTGATGTATGTGTTTGGACAAAAACCAGTGGATGTGCATCAGTGTGCTGCATCCTTCCATGTCCTGTATCCAGACAAGAATGCTCATGTTATAATTCTCTGTGATGTCATCTACTCGTATATACTTG AAGAACTACAGccacttcttcatccagaatATGAAAATGTTGTCATTTCAATGATATGCAGTGGCCAAAATGAAACAACTGATCCATGCAAGACAAATGGCTTTCATTGTGGAGGTGATATTGATTCTTGTTCTACCCTCAGATCCTGCAACAATATGTGCAATCAGCCAAGCCATCAAGTTATATCCAAGTTTGGCCGGCACTTTTTCGTCAAGAGTGACATGAAAGATTATAGCATGTTCTACATTGGGCAGGAGAGCCTGACGCTGACTAACTATATGATGACGTGGAATCAATGTTCGTTTTGCTCATTTGATCCAGTGAAAGGGGTAGGGAGACACGAAACGCTGAATGTTAACAGGGCATTAATGAAGCGATACTACATGATTGAAAGAGCCAAGGATGCTCAAGTTGTAGGGATTTTAGTGGGGACTCTTGGTGTTGCTGACTATCTTTCTATCATTGACCATCTTAAATCAGTTATCAAGAAGGCTGGAAAGAAAAGCTACACCTTTGTAATGGGTAAACTGAATGCTGCCAAGCTGGCTAATTTCATGGAAGTGGATATATATGTGCTTGTAGCCTGTCCAGAAAATTCTCTGCTGGATTCCAGTGAATTTTATAGACCTGTTATAACACCATATGAGATGGAGGTTGCATGCAATCAAGCAAGGGAATGGACTGGAGAGTACATTACTGACTTCAGGGATCTACTTCCAG GTGCTTGGTGCCATATTGAATTTCCAGATGAGACCTTCAATGGTAAGGAGACTGATGTCTCGCTAGTTACCGGAGCCTTGCGAACAACACGCTTGCTAAAGTCAGAATGGCAAAATAAAACACCAAGTACATCACTGATTCACAGGAATGAGGCTTTAGCAATTACTCAGCCTCACTCAGCAG GAGCTGGCAAGGCCTGGAGCAGAAACTAG
- the dph2 gene encoding 2-(3-amino-3-carboxypropyl)histidine synthase subunit 2 isoform X1, which produces MTTTFSDDGSKAIQRSTDVSEKNRTCSKEIDVVYEIEKTCSFITDNGFKKVALQFPDELLIDAVAVMLKLEKNTTAKLFILGDTSYGSCCVDEVAAEHLEADCLVHYGRACLSPSRRIPVMYVFGQKPVDVHQCAASFHVLYPDKNAHVIILCDVIYSYILEELQPLLHPEYENVVISMICSGQNETTDPCKTNGFHCGGDIDSCSTLRSCNNMCNQPSHQVISKFGRHFFVKSDMKDYSMFYIGQESLTLTNYMMTWNQCSFCSFDPVKGVGRHETLNVNRALMKRYYMIERAKDAQVVGILVGTLGVADYLSIIDHLKSVIKKAGKKSYTFVMGKLNAAKLANFMEVDIYVLVACPENSLLDSSEFYRPVITPYEMEVACNQAREWTGEYITDFRDLLPGAWCHIEFPDETFNGKETDVSLVTGALRTTRLLKSEWQNKTPSTSLIHRNEALAITQPHSAASFLVSRSWQGLEQKLGQTSVSKAVEGRKGIAIAYEGEATS; this is translated from the exons ATGACTACGACATTCAGTGATGATGGTTCTAAGGCAATTCAGCGGTCCACAGACGTTTCTgaaaaaaacagaacttgctcaaaggagATTGATGTAGTGTATGAGATTGAGAAGACATGCAGCTTCATTACAGATAATGGCTTTAAAAAG GTGGCTCTCCAATTTCCTGATGAACTTCTCATTGATGCTGTTGCCGTTATGTTAAAACTGGAGAAAAACACCACTGCCAAACTTTTCATACTGGGTGACACATCATATGGCAG TTGCTGTGTAGATGAAGTTGCTGCTGAGCATCTTGAAGCTGACTGTTTGGTACATTATGGAAGAGCATGTCTCAGTCCATCCAGAAGGATCCCAGTGATGTATGTGTTTGGACAAAAACCAGTGGATGTGCATCAGTGTGCTGCATCCTTCCATGTCCTGTATCCAGACAAGAATGCTCATGTTATAATTCTCTGTGATGTCATCTACTCGTATATACTTG AAGAACTACAGccacttcttcatccagaatATGAAAATGTTGTCATTTCAATGATATGCAGTGGCCAAAATGAAACAACTGATCCATGCAAGACAAATGGCTTTCATTGTGGAGGTGATATTGATTCTTGTTCTACCCTCAGATCCTGCAACAATATGTGCAATCAGCCAAGCCATCAAGTTATATCCAAGTTTGGCCGGCACTTTTTCGTCAAGAGTGACATGAAAGATTATAGCATGTTCTACATTGGGCAGGAGAGCCTGACGCTGACTAACTATATGATGACGTGGAATCAATGTTCGTTTTGCTCATTTGATCCAGTGAAAGGGGTAGGGAGACACGAAACGCTGAATGTTAACAGGGCATTAATGAAGCGATACTACATGATTGAAAGAGCCAAGGATGCTCAAGTTGTAGGGATTTTAGTGGGGACTCTTGGTGTTGCTGACTATCTTTCTATCATTGACCATCTTAAATCAGTTATCAAGAAGGCTGGAAAGAAAAGCTACACCTTTGTAATGGGTAAACTGAATGCTGCCAAGCTGGCTAATTTCATGGAAGTGGATATATATGTGCTTGTAGCCTGTCCAGAAAATTCTCTGCTGGATTCCAGTGAATTTTATAGACCTGTTATAACACCATATGAGATGGAGGTTGCATGCAATCAAGCAAGGGAATGGACTGGAGAGTACATTACTGACTTCAGGGATCTACTTCCAG GTGCTTGGTGCCATATTGAATTTCCAGATGAGACCTTCAATGGTAAGGAGACTGATGTCTCGCTAGTTACCGGAGCCTTGCGAACAACACGCTTGCTAAAGTCAGAATGGCAAAATAAAACACCAAGTACATCACTGATTCACAGGAATGAGGCTTTAGCAATTACTCAGCCTCACTCAGCAG CCTCATTCTTGGTATCTAGGAGCTGGCAAGGCCTGGAGCAGAAACTAGGACAGACTTCTGTATCAAAAGCAGTGGAAGGTCGGAAAGGCATCGCGATTGCCTATGAAGGAGAAGCCACAAGTTGA